Genomic DNA from Salvia miltiorrhiza cultivar Shanhuang (shh) chromosome 1, IMPLAD_Smil_shh, whole genome shotgun sequence:
AAGAAATGTGAGATTAGGCCtttctacagatggttttgccccatttgcacaatcagggcgtcaatattcttcttggccggtCATTGTCACACCGTATAActtgcctccgtggttgtgcatgaaagaacaattcatgttcctcactgtcctcgtgcctgggccatctaacccaaagatgaagttggatgTTTTCTTACAGCCACTGATACATGAGTTGAAATATttgtgggaggttggtgtgaacacttatgACATATCGTTGCAGCAAAATTTTCAGATGCGGGCAGCTCTAATATGGACTAttagtgattttccagcgtacgctatgttgtctgggtggggtacagctgggaaattggcatgtccacactGTATGGAGAATACAGACGCATTTACACTAACGAAGAGTGgtaaacaatcgtggtttgacaatcatcggaagttcttactTCTATTGATACATACTTCAAGTTGGTATCAGTGAACCAGACAAGAAAATATCAGAAGTATGATCCATTTGTTTTAGCGAGTCAGGCggttcaagtgttttactgtccctatcccagtacgaaccaagcaaagaaaaactggttgtcagcatgcaaagtcaacgcaagatcaaaggttgaagtcTCCACTGCCGCATCTAactcaacattagatcaaccgtTTCAAGAAGAGGTTGTTACTATTACATCTACCAACAGTACTGTGGACATTGACCCACCAATTCTtgttcatcccctcggtggaatCGTTgacattgaagatgacgatgaccACAGAGCGCTGCTGCATCTGGGTCTAGAAGGCCCAAAGGCAAATCAGTGGCGCAGATTAGGGCTGAGTGTGTTAGGCGCGACGGGAGGATCCTCTTTCAGAGGAATACTGTTGGgtgagtatttttatttaaatcattatttgtCTATATCAAGTaattctttaaattattttgatatattggTACAGTAAGTTGATCGAGCCCCCGGGGATCTCCACCTGCTGCACGAACTCGTTTAAGAGGATTCcgaacccaggcgggtacacgtGGAAGTTAACTCCGCCAACGGTGCAGGAGTTGTATTTTGAGGAATTCAAGGTAAATGAATTTctactatatataaatttagcattatatattgttaaaatgttatatTAATTTCACCAATatattcaacagaaagagtttactTGGGACCCTGAGGATGAGGCTGATGTGAAAAAAATGTGGTTAGAAAAGGCCCGCAAAAGGTACAGTGACAACATGAGCGAGTATAAGAGACTGCTCAAGCAGAAGACCGAGGCAGGGGAGATGATGGAGACACCGCTGGGCATGTCCGACACCTTTTGGACGGGACTCAAGGCATACTGGGATCAAGATGAGGTTAAGGCCGTTTCTAGGCGCGCACGTGAGAACCGATACTCTGAGCCAGATGGAGTTGGTACAGGGATCAGTCGGCACGTTGGAGGGTCTCAGTCGAGTCGTATTCTGCAGCAGAGTCTGGTTAGTAATTATCGATTAAGTATTTatctaataaatataaatatatatatatatatatatatatatatatatatatatatattaccttatttttcttatataaatgcatgaacAGCTCGTGGATGGTGAAGTCCCCCCAACTGCATCTAACTACAGCACTTTCCTCCGCCTACACATGTACGCAGATGGAACTTTTGTGTCAGAAAAGGATGCCAACCTTGATGTAAATGTTTAAGTTTgaacaaatattagtaatacatagtaaaatgtatttattttataataattgtgtattgttatgtatgaattaggcggagattcATCGTGTTGCTGCTGAGACAGGACGAGAGGACCGACTCGATGAGGTCTACTTGGAGCTCGTACGTCCCGGTAGGTCACGACTGTACGGCACTGGAAGTGCTGGTGTGAGCCAGTTCAGTAGGGGGTCTACCAACAGTACATGCTCTTCCCAGATGTCTCAGCGGATGTATGAGACTCGGATCTCCACACTGGAGGAGCGTCTCCAAAATGCTGAGGAGGATAGGGCGGCCCAGgaagcagcacgtgaggccgaacaagcagcacgtgaggccctTGAGCAGCGGATGAGTCAGTTAGAGGAGATACTGAGgcggtcgggtcagctacctTGAGCATGATCACTTCTATGTATCTATATCatgttgaactttttttttatgttatgtttCTGAATAAACACAATTACACTTGAACTTTGTTTAACATTTGTGTTTTGTTGaacaatttaattgttttatgttttcaaatcgttctatttattgtgagtgaattcaaggtatgcaaatgaattcaaaatatattataattacaaaatgaaaatacttatattctataacgtagattgataaaaaaaaattaataacatattgattaataaatagatatattgtttcgacataaaaataaagaca
This window encodes:
- the LOC131010954 gene encoding uncharacterized protein LOC131010954, which produces MSDNRSWMYARYNDRAAFETGLESFLEFAINQTAYTDGIGNIRCPCRKCKNKVFASVPTVREHVTRRGFVHNYTNWCYQGEAPVYMPAEHTIMDEDDGSYSNYQRMVHDHAGPSNYQDPPNLEEPPNPDAQQIYDMLNAADSPLYPDCDTYSQLSWMTQMMSIKVENHMSERCFNQISEMVQKALPKDNNCPDSFYSTKRNLRGLGLPVEKIDCCVNNCMLYWGDDSELESCNFCGASRYKENLRASGSRRKKRVAAKQMHYFPLTPRLQRLFASAATAENMRWHATSIEDGIMRHPADSPAWKHLNSVYPGFTEEIRNVRLGLSTDGFAPFAQSGRQYSSWPVIVTPYNLPPWLCMKEQFMFLTVLVPGPSNPKMKLDVFLQPLIHELKYLWEVGVNTYDISLQQNFQMRAALIWTISDFPAYAMLSGWGTAGKLACPHCMENTDAFTLTKSGKQSWFDNHRKFLLLLIHTSNQPFQEEVVTITSTNSTVDIDPPILSAAASGSRRPKGKSVAQIRAECVRRDGRILFQRNTVGKLIEPPGISTCCTNSFKRIPNPGGYTWKLTPPTVQELYFEEFKKEFTWDPEDEADVKKMWLEKARKRYSDNMSEYKRLLKQKTEAGEMMETPLGMSDTFWTGLKAYWDQDEVKAVSRRARENRYSEPDGVGTGISRHVGGSQSSRILQQSLLVDGEVPPTASNYSTFLRLHMYADGTFVSEKDANLDAEIHRVAAETGREDRLDEVYLELVRPGRSRLYGTGSAGVSQFSRGSTNSTCSSQMSQRMYETRISTLEERLQNAEEDRAAQEAAREAEQAAREALEQRMSQLEEILRRSGQLP